One stretch of Molothrus aeneus isolate 106 chromosome 2, BPBGC_Maene_1.0, whole genome shotgun sequence DNA includes these proteins:
- the ZNF384 gene encoding zinc finger protein 384 isoform X1 yields the protein MSGSYRAIGRVTSRVLVKMEESHFNSSPYFWPAVPTVSGQIENTMFINKMKEQLLPTEKGCSLAPPHYPALLTVPTSVALPTGISMDSDTKPEQLTPHSQAPVTQNITVVPVQSAGLMTAGPGLVITSPSGSLVTTAASAQTFPISAPMIVSALPPGSQAALQVVPDLSKKGTTTLAEGAGAGGVAPKPPRGRKKKRLQESGLPEMSDPFVLTNEDDEDQHKDGKTYRCRMCSLTFYSKSEMQIHSKSHTETKPHKCPHCSKSFANSSYLAQHIRIHSGAKPYTCSYCQKAFRQLSHLQQHTRIHSKLHTAIVKPHKCPHCSKSFANTSYLAQHLRIHSGAKPYTCRYCQKAFRQLSHLQQHTRIHTGDRPYKCAHPGCEKAFTQLSNLQSHRRQHNKDKPFKCHNCHRAYTDAASLEVHLATHTVKHAKVYTCSICSRAYTSETYLMKHMRKHNIPDPQQQVVQAQAQASQQQQHFQPQGGGAAGGPSGDTNQPNPPPQCSFDLTPYKTSEHHKDICLTVSTSAIQVEHLSSS from the exons ATGTCTGGTAGTTATAGAGCAATTGGAAGGGTTACGAGCAGAGTTCTGGTAAA GATGGAAGAATCTCATTTCAACTCCTCCCCGTACTTctggccagcagtgcccaccGTCTCGGGACAG ATTGAGAACACCATGTTCATTAACAAGATGAAGGAGCAGCTATTGCCCACAGAGaagggctgcagcctggctccccCCCACTACCCTGCCCTGCTGACAGTGCCCACCTCTGTGGCGCTGCCCACTGGGATCTCCATGGACTCGGACACCAAGCCGGAGCAGCTGACACCACACAGCCAAGCCCCCGTGACTCAGAACATCACCGTGGTACCAGTGCAGTCTGCTGGGCTCATGACAGCAG GTCCTGGTCTGGTGATAACTTCCCCGTCAGGTTCTCTGGTGACCACAGCCGCTTCTGCCCAGACCTTTCCCATCTCAGCTCCCATGATTGTCTCTGCGCTACCCCCTGGctcccaggcagccctgcaggtggtgCCAGACCTGTCCAAGAAAGGGACAACCACCCTCGCTgaaggtgctggggctgggggagtcGCCCCCAAACCACCCCGGGGCCGCAAGAAGAAACGATTGCAGGAGTCGGGGCTGCCAGAGATGAGCGACCCCTTTGTGCTGACAAACGAGGATGATGAGGACCAGCACAAGGATGGCAAGACATACAG GTGCCGGATGTGTTCGCTGACCTTCTACTCCAAGTCGGAGATGCAGATCCACTCCAAGTCCCATACGGAGACAAAGCCACACAAGTGTCCTCACTGCTCCAAGAGCTTCGCCAACAGCTCCTACCTGGCCCAGCACATTCGTATCCACTCAGGGGCCAAGCCCTACACGTGCAGCTACTGCCAGAAGGCCTTCCGCCAGCTctcccacctgcagcagcacacacg GATCCACTCCAAGCTCCACACGGCGATTGTCAAGCCGCACAAGTGTCCTCACTGCTCCAAGAGCTTCGCCAACACATCCTACCTGGCCCAGCACCTCCGCATCCACTCGGGGGCCAAGCCCTACACCTGCCGCTACTGCCAGAAGGCCTTCCGCCAGCTctcccacctgcagcagcacacacg TATCCACACCGGGGACCGACCCTACAAATGTGCTCACCCTGGGTGTGAAAAGGCTTTCACCCAGCTTTCCAACTTGCAG TCCCACAGACGGCAGCACAACAAAGACAAACCTTTCAAGTGCCACAACTGCCACCGTGCATACACGGATGCTGCCTCACTGGAGGTGCACCTGGCTACGCACACGGTGAAACACGCCAAGGTCTACACCTGCTCCATCTGCAGCCGGGCCTACACCTCG GAGACGTACCTGATGAAGCACATGCGGAAACACAACATCCCtgacccacagcagcaggtggTTCAGGCACAAGCCCAGGCctcgcagcagcagcagcacttccagccgcAGGGCgggggggcagcagggggcCCTTCTGGAGACACTAACCAACCCAACCCTCCCCCCCAGTGCTCCTTTGACCTGACTCCTTACAAGACTTCAGAGCATCACAAGGACATCTGCCTCACTGTCAGCACCAGCGCCATCCAAGTGGAGCACCTCTCCAGCTCCTAG
- the ZNF384 gene encoding zinc finger protein 384 isoform X2, which produces MEESHFNSSPYFWPAVPTVSGQIENTMFINKMKEQLLPTEKGCSLAPPHYPALLTVPTSVALPTGISMDSDTKPEQLTPHSQAPVTQNITVVPVQSAGLMTAGPGLVITSPSGSLVTTAASAQTFPISAPMIVSALPPGSQAALQVVPDLSKKGTTTLAEGAGAGGVAPKPPRGRKKKRLQESGLPEMSDPFVLTNEDDEDQHKDGKTYRCRMCSLTFYSKSEMQIHSKSHTETKPHKCPHCSKSFANSSYLAQHIRIHSGAKPYTCSYCQKAFRQLSHLQQHTRIHSKLHTAIVKPHKCPHCSKSFANTSYLAQHLRIHSGAKPYTCRYCQKAFRQLSHLQQHTRIHTGDRPYKCAHPGCEKAFTQLSNLQSHRRQHNKDKPFKCHNCHRAYTDAASLEVHLATHTVKHAKVYTCSICSRAYTSETYLMKHMRKHNIPDPQQQVVQAQAQASQQQQHFQPQGGGAAGGPSGDTNQPNPPPQCSFDLTPYKTSEHHKDICLTVSTSAIQVEHLSSS; this is translated from the exons ATGGAAGAATCTCATTTCAACTCCTCCCCGTACTTctggccagcagtgcccaccGTCTCGGGACAG ATTGAGAACACCATGTTCATTAACAAGATGAAGGAGCAGCTATTGCCCACAGAGaagggctgcagcctggctccccCCCACTACCCTGCCCTGCTGACAGTGCCCACCTCTGTGGCGCTGCCCACTGGGATCTCCATGGACTCGGACACCAAGCCGGAGCAGCTGACACCACACAGCCAAGCCCCCGTGACTCAGAACATCACCGTGGTACCAGTGCAGTCTGCTGGGCTCATGACAGCAG GTCCTGGTCTGGTGATAACTTCCCCGTCAGGTTCTCTGGTGACCACAGCCGCTTCTGCCCAGACCTTTCCCATCTCAGCTCCCATGATTGTCTCTGCGCTACCCCCTGGctcccaggcagccctgcaggtggtgCCAGACCTGTCCAAGAAAGGGACAACCACCCTCGCTgaaggtgctggggctgggggagtcGCCCCCAAACCACCCCGGGGCCGCAAGAAGAAACGATTGCAGGAGTCGGGGCTGCCAGAGATGAGCGACCCCTTTGTGCTGACAAACGAGGATGATGAGGACCAGCACAAGGATGGCAAGACATACAG GTGCCGGATGTGTTCGCTGACCTTCTACTCCAAGTCGGAGATGCAGATCCACTCCAAGTCCCATACGGAGACAAAGCCACACAAGTGTCCTCACTGCTCCAAGAGCTTCGCCAACAGCTCCTACCTGGCCCAGCACATTCGTATCCACTCAGGGGCCAAGCCCTACACGTGCAGCTACTGCCAGAAGGCCTTCCGCCAGCTctcccacctgcagcagcacacacg GATCCACTCCAAGCTCCACACGGCGATTGTCAAGCCGCACAAGTGTCCTCACTGCTCCAAGAGCTTCGCCAACACATCCTACCTGGCCCAGCACCTCCGCATCCACTCGGGGGCCAAGCCCTACACCTGCCGCTACTGCCAGAAGGCCTTCCGCCAGCTctcccacctgcagcagcacacacg TATCCACACCGGGGACCGACCCTACAAATGTGCTCACCCTGGGTGTGAAAAGGCTTTCACCCAGCTTTCCAACTTGCAG TCCCACAGACGGCAGCACAACAAAGACAAACCTTTCAAGTGCCACAACTGCCACCGTGCATACACGGATGCTGCCTCACTGGAGGTGCACCTGGCTACGCACACGGTGAAACACGCCAAGGTCTACACCTGCTCCATCTGCAGCCGGGCCTACACCTCG GAGACGTACCTGATGAAGCACATGCGGAAACACAACATCCCtgacccacagcagcaggtggTTCAGGCACAAGCCCAGGCctcgcagcagcagcagcacttccagccgcAGGGCgggggggcagcagggggcCCTTCTGGAGACACTAACCAACCCAACCCTCCCCCCCAGTGCTCCTTTGACCTGACTCCTTACAAGACTTCAGAGCATCACAAGGACATCTGCCTCACTGTCAGCACCAGCGCCATCCAAGTGGAGCACCTCTCCAGCTCCTAG
- the ZNF384 gene encoding zinc finger protein 384 isoform X3, translating to MSGSYRAIGRVTSRVLVKMEESHFNSSPYFWPAVPTVSGQIENTMFINKMKEQLLPTEKGCSLAPPHYPALLTVPTSVALPTGISMDSDTKPEQLTPHSQAPVTQNITVVPVQSAGLMTAGPGLVITSPSGSLVTTAASAQTFPISAPMIVSALPPGSQAALQVVPDLSKKGTTTLAEGAGAGGVAPKPPRGRKKKRLQESGLPEMSDPFVLTNEDDEDQHKDGKTYRCRMCSLTFYSKSEMQIHSKSHTETKPHKCPHCSKSFANSSYLAQHIRIHSGAKPYTCSYCQKAFRQLSHLQQHTRIHTGDRPYKCAHPGCEKAFTQLSNLQSHRRQHNKDKPFKCHNCHRAYTDAASLEVHLATHTVKHAKVYTCSICSRAYTSETYLMKHMRKHNIPDPQQQVVQAQAQASQQQQHFQPQGGGAAGGPSGDTNQPNPPPQCSFDLTPYKTSEHHKDICLTVSTSAIQVEHLSSS from the exons ATGTCTGGTAGTTATAGAGCAATTGGAAGGGTTACGAGCAGAGTTCTGGTAAA GATGGAAGAATCTCATTTCAACTCCTCCCCGTACTTctggccagcagtgcccaccGTCTCGGGACAG ATTGAGAACACCATGTTCATTAACAAGATGAAGGAGCAGCTATTGCCCACAGAGaagggctgcagcctggctccccCCCACTACCCTGCCCTGCTGACAGTGCCCACCTCTGTGGCGCTGCCCACTGGGATCTCCATGGACTCGGACACCAAGCCGGAGCAGCTGACACCACACAGCCAAGCCCCCGTGACTCAGAACATCACCGTGGTACCAGTGCAGTCTGCTGGGCTCATGACAGCAG GTCCTGGTCTGGTGATAACTTCCCCGTCAGGTTCTCTGGTGACCACAGCCGCTTCTGCCCAGACCTTTCCCATCTCAGCTCCCATGATTGTCTCTGCGCTACCCCCTGGctcccaggcagccctgcaggtggtgCCAGACCTGTCCAAGAAAGGGACAACCACCCTCGCTgaaggtgctggggctgggggagtcGCCCCCAAACCACCCCGGGGCCGCAAGAAGAAACGATTGCAGGAGTCGGGGCTGCCAGAGATGAGCGACCCCTTTGTGCTGACAAACGAGGATGATGAGGACCAGCACAAGGATGGCAAGACATACAG GTGCCGGATGTGTTCGCTGACCTTCTACTCCAAGTCGGAGATGCAGATCCACTCCAAGTCCCATACGGAGACAAAGCCACACAAGTGTCCTCACTGCTCCAAGAGCTTCGCCAACAGCTCCTACCTGGCCCAGCACATTCGTATCCACTCAGGGGCCAAGCCCTACACGTGCAGCTACTGCCAGAAGGCCTTCCGCCAGCTctcccacctgcagcagcacacacg TATCCACACCGGGGACCGACCCTACAAATGTGCTCACCCTGGGTGTGAAAAGGCTTTCACCCAGCTTTCCAACTTGCAG TCCCACAGACGGCAGCACAACAAAGACAAACCTTTCAAGTGCCACAACTGCCACCGTGCATACACGGATGCTGCCTCACTGGAGGTGCACCTGGCTACGCACACGGTGAAACACGCCAAGGTCTACACCTGCTCCATCTGCAGCCGGGCCTACACCTCG GAGACGTACCTGATGAAGCACATGCGGAAACACAACATCCCtgacccacagcagcaggtggTTCAGGCACAAGCCCAGGCctcgcagcagcagcagcacttccagccgcAGGGCgggggggcagcagggggcCCTTCTGGAGACACTAACCAACCCAACCCTCCCCCCCAGTGCTCCTTTGACCTGACTCCTTACAAGACTTCAGAGCATCACAAGGACATCTGCCTCACTGTCAGCACCAGCGCCATCCAAGTGGAGCACCTCTCCAGCTCCTAG